In the genome of Candidatus Goldiibacteriota bacterium HGW-Goldbacteria-1, one region contains:
- a CDS encoding 3-isopropylmalate dehydrogenase: MAKSKSYNIALMPGDGTGPEVLAEGLKVLKVAGAKYGVKLNLEKYDFGGERYKKTGETLPDSAIEELKKSDAIYLGAIGHPDVKPGILELGILLKLRFALDQYINLRPVKLYPNVETPLKDKGPEHIDFVVIRENSGGIYTGMGGVAQKGTQNEVATQVMVYTRPVVDRCLKYAYEFTKKRNSKKKMLTLVHKNNVLTHCGDLWVRAHKEMGDKYYKGIKQDYAHVDATTMWFVKNPEFFDVIVTENLFGDIITDLGAMIQGGMGIAAGGNINPEGVSMFEPIGGSAPKYTGKNVINPLAAINAGAMMMDTLGETKMAKSIDNAVTAALASGKIKSMSAGRMGMGTKEMGDFVASLVK; the protein is encoded by the coding sequence ATGGCCAAGTCAAAGTCGTACAACATAGCTTTAATGCCGGGAGACGGAACAGGACCGGAAGTTTTAGCGGAAGGTTTAAAAGTTTTAAAAGTTGCCGGAGCAAAGTACGGGGTAAAATTAAATTTAGAGAAATATGATTTTGGCGGGGAAAGATACAAAAAGACCGGCGAAACCCTTCCTGATTCGGCTATAGAAGAATTAAAGAAATCAGACGCCATTTATCTTGGCGCCATAGGCCATCCTGACGTAAAGCCGGGAATACTGGAACTTGGCATACTGTTAAAATTACGTTTTGCCCTTGACCAGTACATCAATTTAAGGCCGGTAAAACTTTATCCCAACGTGGAAACCCCGCTTAAAGATAAAGGCCCGGAGCACATTGATTTTGTGGTAATCAGGGAAAACTCAGGCGGCATATACACAGGAATGGGCGGAGTGGCGCAAAAAGGGACGCAGAACGAAGTTGCCACGCAGGTTATGGTTTACACAAGGCCGGTAGTTGACCGCTGCTTAAAGTATGCCTATGAATTTACAAAGAAGAGAAACAGCAAAAAGAAAATGCTTACGCTTGTACATAAAAATAATGTATTAACACACTGCGGCGACCTGTGGGTAAGGGCGCACAAAGAAATGGGCGACAAATATTATAAGGGAATCAAACAGGATTACGCGCACGTGGATGCCACCACAATGTGGTTTGTAAAGAACCCGGAATTTTTTGATGTTATCGTAACAGAAAATTTGTTCGGCGATATCATCACCGACCTTGGCGCCATGATTCAGGGCGGCATGGGAATAGCAGCCGGCGGAAACATTAATCCGGAAGGCGTATCCATGTTTGAACCAATCGGCGGTTCTGCCCCCAAATACACGGGCAAGAACGTCATTAATCCGCTTGCTGCAATAAACGCCGGCGCGATGATGATGGACACGCTTGGCGAAACAAAGATGGCAAAGTCAATTGATAACGCTGTAACAGCAGCGCTTGCATCCGGCAAAATTAAAAGCATGTCTGCCGGCAGAATGGGAATGGGAACAAAAGAAATGGGCGATTTTGTTGCGTCGCTGGTTAAATAA
- the leuD gene encoding 3-isopropylmalate dehydratase small subunit, with amino-acid sequence MNIKGKVWKFKDDVDTDLIIPARYLNTSDPVELAKHCMEDADKTFAGKVGKGDIIVAGKNFGCGSSREHAPVAIKAVGVSCVIAKDFARIFYRNSFNIGLPIFESEEASAKIAEGDTVEIDAAKGVIKNITKNETYKVKPIPPFMQELVEAGGLLKYAKTKYKIK; translated from the coding sequence ATGAACATAAAAGGGAAAGTATGGAAGTTTAAGGATGACGTTGATACGGATCTTATAATTCCGGCAAGGTATTTAAATACATCCGACCCTGTGGAACTTGCAAAGCACTGCATGGAAGACGCGGATAAAACTTTTGCCGGCAAGGTAGGTAAGGGCGACATTATAGTGGCGGGAAAAAACTTCGGCTGCGGAAGTTCGCGCGAACACGCGCCTGTGGCTATTAAGGCTGTAGGAGTGTCATGTGTTATAGCCAAAGATTTTGCCAGGATTTTTTACAGGAATTCATTTAATATCGGCCTTCCCATATTTGAATCTGAAGAAGCGTCCGCAAAGATTGCCGAAGGCGATACCGTGGAAATTGACGCGGCAAAGGGCGTAATTAAAAACATTACAAAAAACGAAACATACAAAGTAAAACCCATTCCGCCTTTTATGCAGGAACTTGTGGAAGCGGGCGGGCTTTTAAAGTACGCGAAAACAAAATACAAGATAAAATAA
- a CDS encoding transcriptional regulator, translating to MKKIKLADEDKFFDNVLNRKLKNKVFKDAYEAEGLRLQLAHELYEARRKRHISQKKLADKLKMPQQQISRIEMGNQNITLDTLSRITSALNVRADVKLKLL from the coding sequence ATGAAAAAAATAAAACTGGCAGACGAGGACAAGTTTTTTGATAATGTACTGAATCGAAAGCTTAAAAATAAGGTGTTTAAAGATGCTTATGAAGCCGAAGGTCTGCGCCTTCAGCTTGCTCATGAACTTTATGAAGCAAGGCGTAAAAGGCATATTTCACAGAAAAAACTTGCCGATAAACTGAAAATGCCGCAGCAGCAGATATCAAGGATTGAAATGGGAAATCAGAATATCACACTTGATACGCTTAGCCGGATAACGTCTGCTTTAAATGTAAGGGCGGATGTGAAGTTAAAGTTGTTGTAG
- a CDS encoding ketol-acid reductoisomerase, whose protein sequence is MKTYYDKDADLKVLKGKKVAVIGYGSQGHAHSLNMMESGIDVRVGLRKTSKHWAEAKKAGLKVVEIEQAAKEADVIMMLVPDQTQSEIYYAHIEKYLTEGKALAFAHGFSIHFKEIKAPKNIDIIMIAPKGPGHMVRRVYTEGKGVPSLIAIYQDFTGNARKIALSYAKAIGGTRAGVLETTFKEECETDLFGEQVVLCGGISSLIMAGFETLVEAGYAPEMAYFECLHETKLIVDLIYEGGIANMRYSISDTAKYGDITRGPRIVNAETKKEMKKCLQEIQSGQFAKEWMAEYRAGKPNFNMLLKKDANHQIEKVGEKLRAMMAWKHKSLIEGKKKTAKKTAKKAK, encoded by the coding sequence ATGAAAACTTACTATGACAAAGACGCAGATTTAAAGGTTTTAAAAGGCAAGAAAGTGGCTGTTATCGGCTACGGTTCACAGGGACACGCGCATTCGCTTAACATGATGGAAAGCGGAATTGACGTAAGGGTGGGTTTAAGAAAGACATCCAAGCACTGGGCAGAAGCAAAGAAAGCCGGATTAAAGGTTGTTGAAATTGAACAGGCGGCAAAAGAAGCGGACGTAATAATGATGCTGGTTCCGGATCAGACACAGTCGGAAATCTATTACGCGCACATTGAAAAGTACTTAACAGAAGGCAAAGCACTGGCTTTCGCGCACGGCTTCAGCATTCACTTTAAAGAAATCAAAGCCCCGAAAAATATCGACATCATCATGATAGCCCCTAAAGGGCCGGGACACATGGTACGCAGGGTTTACACAGAAGGAAAAGGCGTTCCGTCGCTTATCGCAATCTATCAGGACTTTACGGGTAATGCAAGAAAGATAGCTCTTTCCTATGCCAAGGCAATCGGCGGCACAAGGGCGGGCGTTCTTGAAACAACATTCAAAGAAGAGTGCGAAACAGACCTTTTCGGCGAACAGGTTGTGCTTTGCGGCGGCATCAGCTCTTTAATCATGGCGGGTTTTGAAACGCTTGTGGAAGCGGGATATGCACCTGAAATGGCGTATTTTGAATGCCTTCACGAAACAAAGCTTATCGTAGATTTAATCTATGAGGGCGGAATTGCCAACATGAGGTATTCAATCTCTGATACCGCGAAATACGGCGACATTACACGCGGCCCAAGGATAGTAAACGCGGAAACAAAGAAAGAGATGAAGAAATGCCTGCAGGAAATACAGTCGGGCCAGTTTGCAAAAGAATGGATGGCGGAATACAGGGCGGGAAAACCTAACTTTAATATGCTTCTTAAAAAAGACGCCAACCACCAGATAGAGAAAGTGGGAGAAAAGTTAAGGGCGATGATGGCATGGAAACACAAATCGCTAATCGAAGGAAAGAAAAAGACGGCAAAGAAGACAGCAAAAAAAGCAAAATAA
- a CDS encoding acetolactate synthase small subunit, with protein sequence MTKTKTISVIVENQPGVLARIAGLFSGRAYNIDSLAVGETEDKSTSRMTIMATGDELVLDQIVKQLNKLIDVIKVVDMSQESYVERELALIKVNVAGKDKTELMNIVNVFRARIVDATNETYMIEVTGTDEKITALTELVKPFGIQEMSRTGAVALTRGKR encoded by the coding sequence ATGACAAAAACAAAAACAATTTCGGTAATAGTGGAAAACCAGCCGGGAGTGCTGGCAAGGATAGCAGGGCTTTTTTCCGGACGCGCGTACAACATTGATTCGCTTGCGGTAGGGGAAACAGAAGACAAGTCAACTTCGCGCATGACCATAATGGCAACCGGAGACGAACTTGTGCTGGACCAGATAGTAAAGCAGTTAAACAAACTGATAGACGTTATTAAAGTTGTGGATATGTCGCAGGAAAGTTATGTGGAAAGGGAGCTTGCGCTTATCAAGGTAAATGTGGCAGGCAAGGATAAAACAGAGCTGATGAATATTGTAAACGTGTTCAGGGCAAGGATAGTTGACGCCACAAACGAAACGTACATGATTGAAGTGACGGGGACAGATGAAAAGATAACGGCGCTGACGGAACTTGTAAAACCTTTCGGCATACAGGAAATGTCAAGGACAGGCGCTGTGGCATTAACAAGGGGTAAAAGGTAA
- a CDS encoding 2-isopropylmalate synthase, whose product MAQDKVIIFDTTLRDGEQVPGASLTKNEKIQIALQLEKLGVDVIEAGFPMSSPGDLISVAEIAKAVKKPIIAGLCRAVRKDIDACREAFKKTSKGRIHTFIGTSPQHVHYITRTTEEEVLRRAIDAVKYARNYCGDVEFSAMDATRTDFDYLCRIVEEVIKAGARTVDIPDSVGYAEPYEYGNLIKKLMNTVPNINKAVIAVHCHNDLGMATANSLMAVLNGARQVECTINGLGERAGNAALEEIVMAMQVRKDIYKTVTNINTEEIYRTSKLVTRLTGMPVQPNKSVVGENAFAHASGIHQDAILKHESTFGIMTPQAIGIPGHELVLTARSGKHALQHRLNYLGYKISDAQLPDTYAKFLTIADKKKEVFDEDLVRMMEGNDASSHGIYNLDYIYVATGNKIVPTATLEITKDGKSCTKAAVGDGPVDAMYKAINEITGENNLKLTDYQIKAVTKGTEAMGEVTVRVAKEGNEVTGRGASTDILEASAKAYLSAITKLSMDKKNSDVKKAAVKKAKNKKAAKK is encoded by the coding sequence ATGGCACAGGATAAAGTAATCATATTTGACACCACATTAAGGGACGGCGAGCAGGTACCGGGCGCGTCGCTTACTAAAAATGAAAAAATACAGATAGCCCTTCAGCTTGAAAAACTTGGGGTTGATGTCATAGAAGCCGGTTTTCCCATGTCCTCGCCGGGAGACTTAATATCGGTCGCGGAAATAGCAAAAGCGGTAAAAAAACCCATAATAGCCGGGCTTTGCCGCGCCGTACGCAAAGATATTGACGCGTGCAGGGAAGCTTTTAAAAAGACAAGCAAAGGGCGCATTCACACTTTTATCGGCACATCGCCCCAGCATGTGCATTACATCACCCGCACCACAGAAGAAGAAGTTCTCCGCAGGGCAATTGACGCGGTAAAATACGCAAGGAATTATTGCGGCGATGTTGAATTTTCCGCAATGGACGCCACCCGCACGGATTTTGATTACCTTTGCAGAATAGTGGAAGAAGTAATTAAAGCCGGCGCGCGTACTGTTGACATTCCCGACTCTGTAGGCTACGCGGAACCATATGAATACGGCAACCTGATTAAAAAACTTATGAACACAGTCCCGAATATAAATAAAGCCGTGATAGCGGTTCACTGCCACAACGATCTTGGCATGGCAACGGCAAATTCCCTGATGGCTGTTTTAAACGGAGCCAGGCAGGTGGAATGTACCATTAACGGGCTGGGAGAGCGCGCGGGCAATGCGGCGCTGGAAGAAATTGTAATGGCAATGCAGGTAAGAAAAGATATTTATAAAACTGTCACCAACATCAACACAGAAGAAATTTACAGGACATCAAAGCTTGTAACCAGGCTTACAGGAATGCCTGTTCAGCCGAATAAATCTGTTGTCGGCGAAAACGCGTTCGCGCACGCGTCCGGAATTCATCAGGACGCCATTTTAAAGCACGAATCCACTTTTGGCATAATGACTCCGCAGGCAATCGGCATTCCGGGGCATGAACTGGTATTAACCGCGCGTTCCGGCAAACACGCGCTGCAGCACAGGCTGAATTACCTTGGCTATAAGATTTCTGACGCGCAGCTGCCTGATACGTACGCGAAATTCCTGACAATTGCGGATAAGAAAAAAGAAGTTTTTGATGAAGACCTTGTACGCATGATGGAAGGTAATGACGCAAGCTCGCACGGTATTTACAACCTGGATTATATTTATGTGGCCACCGGCAATAAAATAGTACCGACAGCCACCCTTGAAATTACCAAAGACGGCAAGTCGTGCACAAAAGCGGCGGTTGGCGACGGGCCGGTGGATGCTATGTACAAAGCAATAAACGAAATAACCGGAGAAAATAACCTTAAGCTTACGGATTACCAGATAAAGGCAGTTACAAAAGGCACGGAAGCCATGGGTGAAGTGACGGTAAGAGTGGCAAAAGAAGGCAATGAAGTGACAGGGCGCGGCGCTTCAACGGATATCCTTGAAGCAAGCGCGAAAGCGTACCTTTCGGCAATTACAAAACTTTCAATGGATAAGAAAAATTCAGATGTAAAGAAAGCTGCGGTAAAGAAAGCAAAAAATAAAAAAGCGGCAAAAAAATAA
- the ilvD gene encoding dihydroxy-acid dehydratase, which translates to MRSDKMTKGPERAPHRSLFKAIGYTDEELKRPIIGVVNSFNEVIPGHIHLRTIADAVKAGVRMAGGTPMEFPAIGVCDGIAMGHQGMKYSLVSREYIADSIEIMGMAYPFDGLVFIPNCDKVVPGMLMAAARLNIPSVFISGGAMLAGKYKGKNYDLISGGFEAVGECANGKITEKELEAIENVSCPTCGSCSGMFTANTMNCMTEVLGLGLPGNGTIPAVYSERIRLAKTAGMQIMEMVEKDIKPRDILTEKAFENAFTLDVALGGSTNTILHLPAIAHEAGFEFGLAKINSISDKTPTLCKLSPALLPTGGQHYIQDLYEAGGVQAVIKELAKKNLVHLDLMTVTGKKIKDNIKDVENINPNVIRTPDNAYSPKGGLAILFGNLAPNGAVVKQAAVAPEMMKREARARVFESEEDAQKAILGKKIKPGDVVVIRYEGPKGGPGMREMLAPTAAIAGMGLDKEVALLTDGRFSGGTRGAAIGHVSPEAMEGGVIAIVKEGDIIEINIPEKKLELKVSQDEIDKRFAAWTCPEPKVKTGVLYRYSKNVTSASTGAVFKD; encoded by the coding sequence ATGAGAAGCGATAAGATGACAAAAGGCCCGGAACGGGCTCCGCACAGGTCACTTTTTAAAGCTATCGGATACACTGACGAAGAATTAAAAAGGCCTATAATAGGCGTTGTGAATTCATTTAATGAAGTTATTCCGGGGCATATTCATCTGCGTACAATTGCTGACGCCGTGAAAGCGGGCGTAAGAATGGCAGGTGGCACGCCAATGGAATTTCCGGCAATCGGCGTGTGCGACGGAATCGCGATGGGACATCAGGGAATGAAGTATTCACTTGTATCACGCGAATATATTGCTGACAGCATTGAAATAATGGGAATGGCATATCCTTTTGATGGGCTTGTTTTTATACCAAACTGCGATAAAGTTGTTCCGGGAATGCTTATGGCGGCAGCGCGCTTGAACATACCAAGCGTTTTTATAAGCGGCGGCGCTATGCTTGCCGGCAAGTATAAAGGCAAAAACTACGATCTTATATCCGGCGGTTTTGAAGCTGTGGGCGAATGCGCCAACGGAAAAATAACAGAGAAAGAACTTGAAGCCATTGAAAACGTAAGCTGCCCAACCTGCGGTTCCTGTTCCGGTATGTTTACCGCGAACACAATGAACTGCATGACAGAAGTGCTGGGATTGGGTTTGCCCGGCAACGGTACCATTCCCGCTGTTTATTCCGAAAGGATAAGGCTTGCCAAAACAGCAGGCATGCAGATTATGGAAATGGTGGAAAAAGATATTAAGCCGCGCGACATACTTACTGAAAAAGCATTTGAAAACGCGTTCACGCTTGACGTGGCGCTTGGCGGTTCCACAAATACAATTCTTCACCTTCCGGCAATCGCGCACGAAGCCGGCTTTGAATTCGGGCTGGCAAAGATAAACTCTATCAGCGACAAAACGCCCACGCTGTGCAAATTGTCACCGGCACTTTTGCCGACAGGCGGACAGCATTACATACAGGACCTTTATGAAGCCGGCGGCGTGCAGGCAGTTATTAAAGAGCTTGCCAAAAAGAACCTTGTGCACCTTGACCTTATGACAGTTACCGGAAAAAAGATAAAAGACAATATTAAAGATGTTGAAAATATAAATCCAAACGTGATAAGGACGCCGGATAACGCGTATTCGCCAAAAGGCGGACTTGCCATACTGTTTGGAAATTTAGCTCCCAACGGCGCTGTTGTAAAGCAGGCGGCTGTTGCTCCGGAGATGATGAAACGGGAGGCCAGGGCCAGGGTTTTTGAGTCCGAAGAAGACGCGCAAAAAGCGATTCTTGGGAAAAAGATCAAGCCCGGTGATGTAGTGGTTATAAGGTACGAAGGCCCAAAAGGCGGCCCCGGAATGCGCGAAATGCTTGCGCCCACCGCGGCAATAGCCGGAATGGGATTGGATAAAGAAGTCGCGCTTTTAACCGACGGCAGGTTTTCAGGCGGAACACGCGGAGCCGCAATAGGCCACGTATCGCCTGAAGCGATGGAAGGCGGCGTAATTGCGATAGTAAAAGAAGGCGACATAATCGAGATAAATATTCCGGAGAAAAAACTTGAATTAAAAGTTTCTCAGGATGAGATAGATAAAAGGTTCGCGGCATGGACGTGCCCCGAACCGAAAGTAAAGACAGGAGTCCTTTACCGTTATTCAAAGAACGTAACTTCCGCGTCAACCGGCGCGGTTTTTAAAGACTAA
- a CDS encoding type II toxin-antitoxin system RelE/ParE family toxin: MKVIYYFTRSGRKPVFDFIEEQGEKEQAKIYRNISMLREQGYMLHRPYAAKITEKIHELRVEAVQDNFRVLYYFNFGERVVLLHAFKKKTQKLNRGDIETAENRMKDFIERIEKGEVII, translated from the coding sequence ATGAAAGTAATATACTATTTTACAAGGTCAGGCAGGAAGCCTGTATTTGATTTTATTGAAGAACAGGGCGAAAAAGAACAGGCAAAGATATACCGTAATATTTCGATGCTGCGGGAACAAGGTTATATGCTGCATAGGCCCTATGCGGCAAAGATTACAGAAAAGATCCATGAATTAAGGGTTGAAGCAGTACAGGATAATTTCAGGGTATTGTATTATTTTAATTTTGGCGAGCGTGTTGTTCTTTTACACGCTTTTAAGAAAAAGACTCAAAAGTTAAACCGTGGTGATATAGAAACCGCGGAAAACAGAATGAAAGATTTTATTGAAAGAATTGAAAAGGGAGAAGTGATTATATGA
- the leuC gene encoding 3-isopropylmalate dehydratase large subunit has product MGMNIAEKILAAKSGKKQVEPGELVIADIDLVLANDITAPIAIKEFKGAGATKVWDRTKVALVPDHFTPNKDIKSAEQAKMLREFAHEQKLTHYYDQSDVGIEHALLPEQGVVVPGDLVIGADSHTCTYGALGAFATGVGSTDAAFGMMTGKAWFKVPPSIKFVYKGKLNKWVSSKDLILHTIGDIGVDGALYKAMEFTGPVIDKLSMDARLTISNMAIEAGGKAGLMNPDETTMEYVKKRAEHKWKVYTSDKDAKYENVIEYDCSKIEPVVSCPHLPENTKPASKLSKVVIDQSVIGSCTNGRMEDLRIAAKILKGKKINSRVRCLIFPGTKEIYMQAIHEGLVDIFVGAGAIFSMPTCGPCLGGHMGILAKGEVAISTTNRNFVGRMGHTESSVYLSSPAIAAASAILGRIGTPDEIKK; this is encoded by the coding sequence ATGGGAATGAACATTGCGGAAAAGATATTAGCCGCCAAAAGCGGCAAGAAACAGGTGGAACCCGGTGAACTGGTAATAGCGGATATTGACCTTGTACTGGCAAACGACATCACAGCGCCCATTGCAATAAAAGAATTTAAAGGCGCCGGCGCCACAAAAGTATGGGACCGCACAAAAGTCGCGCTTGTACCGGACCACTTTACCCCGAACAAGGATATTAAGTCAGCGGAACAGGCAAAGATGTTAAGGGAATTCGCGCATGAGCAGAAACTTACTCATTATTATGACCAGTCAGATGTCGGCATAGAGCACGCACTTCTGCCGGAACAGGGCGTAGTGGTGCCGGGAGACCTTGTAATAGGCGCGGATTCGCATACCTGCACATACGGCGCGCTTGGCGCGTTTGCCACGGGTGTGGGCTCAACTGATGCCGCTTTTGGTATGATGACCGGAAAAGCTTGGTTTAAGGTTCCGCCTTCAATAAAGTTTGTATATAAAGGAAAGCTTAATAAATGGGTAAGTTCAAAGGATTTAATACTGCACACAATAGGCGATATAGGCGTGGACGGAGCCCTGTATAAAGCAATGGAATTTACAGGCCCGGTCATTGACAAACTTTCAATGGATGCAAGGCTTACAATTTCTAACATGGCGATAGAAGCCGGCGGAAAAGCGGGCCTTATGAATCCGGACGAGACCACAATGGAATATGTAAAAAAGCGCGCCGAGCATAAATGGAAAGTATACACAAGCGATAAGGACGCGAAATACGAAAATGTTATAGAGTATGACTGCTCTAAAATAGAGCCTGTGGTATCGTGCCCGCATCTGCCGGAAAATACAAAGCCGGCTTCAAAACTTTCTAAAGTAGTCATAGATCAGTCGGTTATCGGGTCATGCACCAACGGCAGAATGGAAGATTTAAGGATAGCAGCCAAAATTTTAAAAGGTAAAAAGATAAACTCCCGCGTAAGGTGCCTTATTTTTCCCGGAACAAAAGAAATTTACATGCAGGCGATACACGAAGGGCTTGTGGATATTTTTGTCGGCGCGGGCGCCATATTCAGCATGCCCACGTGCGGGCCGTGCCTTGGAGGCCACATGGGAATTCTGGCAAAAGGTGAAGTTGCAATTTCCACGACAAACAGAAATTTTGTAGGCAGAATGGGTCATACGGAATCATCCGTATATCTTTCTTCGCCCGCTATAGCTGCAGCATCGGCCATCCTTGGCAGGATAGGCACACCTGATGAGATTAAAAAATAA
- the ilvB gene encoding acetolactate synthase, large subunit, biosynthetic type: MNGAKILLECLKKEGVDTVFGYPGGVVLPLFDEIYNEKAIKLVLVRHEQGAAHMADGYSRSTGKTGVCLATSGPGATNLVTGIATAYMDSIPMVALTGQVNSSLIGNDAFQEADMVGITRPIVKHNYLVKDVKDLAQTIKNAFHIASTGRPGPVLVDLPKDVFTSELEFSKYPDQPLLRGYKPTYDGSKVQIKKAAEMIEKAQRPLLYVGGGVVLSNASEELIKFAEKTDIPITTTLMAMDVMPSNHKLNLGMLGMHGTKFANYAVQESDLLIAVGARFDDRVTGKVADFAPHADIIHIDIDPSAISKIIKVDLPIVGSAKNILPELTKEVKKKEHKEWNTQISQWKKDFPLSYRDSDSEIKPQYVIQKISEMVKDDTIITTEVGQHQMWTAQFYRFRKNRTFLTSGGLGTMGYGFPAAIGAQAGNPDKLVIDIAGDGSIQMNIQELATAVKYKLPVKVAILNNGYLGMVRQWQELFYGKRYSHTIIDNSVDFVKLAEAYGAKGIRIDKKQDVEKALKEAFAYDGPVIMDFITAREENVWPMVPAGAALGKMIEGELA, encoded by the coding sequence ATGAACGGAGCAAAAATATTACTTGAATGCCTGAAAAAAGAAGGCGTGGACACGGTGTTCGGATACCCGGGCGGCGTTGTGCTTCCGCTTTTTGATGAAATCTATAACGAAAAAGCCATTAAACTTGTTCTTGTACGCCATGAACAGGGCGCGGCGCATATGGCTGACGGTTATTCGCGTTCCACGGGAAAGACAGGCGTATGCCTTGCCACATCCGGGCCGGGAGCTACAAACCTTGTAACCGGAATAGCCACAGCGTATATGGATTCAATCCCCATGGTGGCATTAACGGGTCAGGTTAACAGCAGCCTTATCGGCAATGACGCTTTTCAGGAAGCTGACATGGTGGGAATAACCCGCCCGATAGTTAAACACAACTATCTGGTTAAAGATGTTAAGGACCTTGCGCAGACAATTAAAAACGCTTTTCACATCGCGTCCACCGGAAGGCCGGGGCCTGTGCTTGTTGACCTGCCGAAAGATGTTTTTACTTCGGAATTAGAGTTTTCAAAATATCCTGATCAGCCGCTGTTAAGGGGTTACAAACCCACTTATGACGGCAGCAAGGTTCAGATAAAGAAAGCCGCGGAGATGATTGAGAAAGCACAGAGGCCGCTTTTATACGTGGGCGGCGGAGTGGTGCTTTCAAACGCGTCGGAAGAGCTGATTAAATTCGCGGAAAAGACTGATATTCCGATAACCACAACACTTATGGCAATGGATGTAATGCCGTCAAACCATAAATTAAACCTGGGTATGCTTGGAATGCACGGTACAAAGTTCGCCAACTACGCTGTTCAGGAATCTGACCTATTAATAGCGGTCGGCGCGCGTTTTGACGACAGGGTTACCGGGAAGGTTGCGGATTTTGCGCCGCACGCGGACATAATTCACATTGATATAGACCCGTCCGCTATCAGCAAAATTATTAAAGTGGACCTGCCGATAGTTGGTTCGGCAAAAAATATACTTCCGGAACTGACAAAAGAGGTAAAGAAAAAAGAACACAAAGAGTGGAATACTCAGATATCGCAGTGGAAGAAAGATTTCCCGCTGTCTTACCGCGACAGTGATTCGGAAATAAAGCCGCAGTATGTAATTCAGAAAATATCAGAAATGGTAAAAGATGACACCATAATCACCACGGAAGTGGGGCAGCACCAGATGTGGACAGCGCAGTTTTACAGATTCAGAAAAAACAGGACGTTTTTAACATCCGGCGGGCTTGGGACAATGGGTTATGGATTTCCCGCGGCAATCGGCGCGCAGGCAGGAAACCCGGACAAGCTTGTTATAGACATAGCCGGAGACGGTTCCATACAGATGAATATTCAGGAACTTGCCACAGCGGTAAAATATAAGCTGCCTGTAAAAGTGGCAATTCTTAACAATGGTTATCTTGGAATGGTAAGGCAGTGGCAGGAGCTTTTTTACGGGAAACGTTATTCACACACAATTATTGATAACAGCGTTGACTTTGTGAAACTTGCCGAAGCGTACGGCGCCAAAGGGATAAGGATTGACAAAAAGCAGGATGTAGAAAAAGCCCTTAAAGAGGCGTTTGCGTATGACGGGCCGGTAATAATGGACTTTATCACAGCACGTGAAGAAAACGTATGGCCCATGGTTCCGGCAGGCGCGGCGCTTGGAAAAATGATAGAAGGAGAGCTGGCCTAA